One Vibrio sp. 16 genomic window carries:
- a CDS encoding aminoacyl-histidine dipeptidase, with translation MSEFHSEISNLSPAPLWQFFDKICSIPHPSKHEEALAQYIVNWATEQGLDVRRDPTGNVFIKKPATPGMENKKGVVLQAHIDMVPQKNEDTDHDFTKDPIQPYIDGEWVTAKGTTLGADNGMGMASCLAVLASTDIKHGPIEVLLTVDEEAGMTGAFGLEAGWLEGEILLNTDSEQEGEVYMGCAGGIDGEMTFDIKREAIPAGYVTRQLVLKGLKGGHSGCDIHTGRGNANKLVARFLAGHAQELDLRLVEFRGGSLRNAIPREAFVTVAVPAENEAKLAELFEFYTNLLKTELGKVETDIVSFNETIDTDAQVLTIADQQRFIAALNACPNGVIRMSDEIEGVVETSLNVGVITTEEDKIQVLCLVRSLIDSGRQQVEGMLTSVAELAGASIEFSGAYPGWKPDADSEIMSIFRDMYEGIYGHKPNIMVIHAGLECGLFKEPYPNMDMVSFGPTIKFPHSPDEKVKIDTVALFWEQMVALLEAIPEKA, from the coding sequence GTGTCTGAATTCCATTCTGAAATCAGCAACTTATCACCTGCTCCACTATGGCAGTTTTTCGATAAGATCTGTTCCATCCCTCACCCTTCTAAACATGAAGAAGCGCTTGCCCAATACATTGTCAATTGGGCGACAGAGCAAGGTCTAGACGTTCGTCGTGATCCAACAGGCAACGTGTTCATTAAAAAACCAGCAACACCGGGCATGGAAAACAAGAAAGGCGTCGTTCTGCAAGCGCACATCGATATGGTGCCGCAGAAGAATGAAGACACCGATCATGACTTCACTAAAGATCCAATCCAACCGTATATCGATGGTGAATGGGTAACAGCGAAAGGGACGACTCTGGGTGCTGACAACGGCATGGGCATGGCATCGTGTCTCGCAGTACTTGCCTCTACAGATATTAAGCACGGTCCAATCGAGGTTCTGCTGACGGTTGATGAAGAAGCAGGCATGACAGGCGCGTTTGGTCTTGAGGCAGGTTGGTTGGAAGGTGAGATCCTTTTGAACACTGACTCAGAGCAAGAAGGCGAAGTCTACATGGGTTGTGCGGGTGGTATCGACGGTGAAATGACTTTCGATATCAAGCGTGAAGCAATCCCTGCAGGTTACGTGACTCGTCAGCTAGTGCTAAAAGGCCTAAAAGGTGGTCACTCAGGTTGTGATATTCATACAGGTCGTGGTAACGCAAATAAATTGGTTGCACGTTTCCTTGCAGGTCACGCCCAAGAGCTTGATCTTCGTCTAGTGGAGTTCCGTGGTGGTAGCCTACGTAATGCGATTCCTCGTGAGGCTTTCGTCACTGTCGCGGTTCCTGCTGAAAACGAAGCAAAACTGGCAGAGCTATTTGAGTTCTACACCAACCTATTAAAAACTGAACTCGGTAAAGTCGAAACCGACATTGTTTCTTTTAATGAAACCATCGACACCGACGCTCAAGTTTTAACCATCGCAGATCAGCAACGCTTCATCGCCGCTCTAAACGCATGCCCAAATGGTGTGATCCGTATGAGCGATGAAATCGAGGGCGTCGTTGAAACTTCTCTGAATGTCGGTGTAATCACCACTGAAGAAGACAAAATTCAAGTTCTCTGCCTTGTGCGTTCTCTTATTGACTCAGGTCGTCAGCAAGTGGAAGGCATGTTGACTTCAGTTGCTGAGTTAGCAGGTGCAAGTATCGAGTTCTCTGGCGCTTACCCTGGCTGGAAACCAGATGCAGATTCTGAAATCATGTCTATCTTCCGTGATATGTACGAAGGCATCTACGGCCACAAGCCAAACATCATGGTAATCCACGCAGGCCTAGAATGTGGTCTATTTAAAGAACCTTACCCGAACATGGATATGGTCTCTTTCGGTCCAACCATCAAGTTCCCTCACTCTCCAGATGAAAAAGTGAAGATTGATACCGTTGCCCTATTCTGGGAGCAAATGGTCGCTCTACTAGAAGCTATTCCAGAAAAAGCGTAA
- a CDS encoding ATP-dependent zinc protease: MKEKLLVGWRETLSLPGLGINEINAKIDTGARTSCLHAFKVESFKKDEALWVRFWIHPKQHDTEFETVCEAKVIDERIVRDSGGHEEARYVIESELSIGGKSWPIEITLTNRENMAFRMLLGRTAMHERIIVDPVESFLVPFEESK, from the coding sequence ATGAAAGAAAAACTATTAGTCGGCTGGCGAGAAACTCTTAGCCTGCCAGGTTTAGGTATTAATGAAATTAACGCAAAAATTGATACCGGAGCCAGGACGTCTTGCTTACACGCGTTCAAAGTAGAGAGCTTTAAAAAGGATGAAGCTCTGTGGGTTCGCTTTTGGATCCACCCAAAACAACATGACACGGAATTCGAAACAGTCTGTGAAGCGAAAGTCATTGATGAGCGTATCGTTCGTGATTCAGGTGGCCATGAAGAAGCACGCTACGTGATCGAATCAGAACTGAGTATTGGCGGAAAAAGTTGGCCAATCGAAATTACATTAACTAATCGCGAAAATATGGCTTTTCGCATGTTGTTAGGTCGCACTGCAATGCACGAGCGCATCATTGTCGACCCTGTTGAATCGTTTTTAGTCCCTTTCGAGGAAAGCAAATAA
- the rimK gene encoding 30S ribosomal protein S6--L-glutamate ligase, which produces MKIGILSRNANLYSTKRLIEAAESRGHEVKVIDALRCYMNINSEKPEIHFKGEELSGFDAIVPRIGASVTFYGTAVLRQFEMMGVYPVNESVAITRSRDKLRSMQLLSRKGIGMPITGFASKPDDVKDLLEMVGGAPVVIKLLEGTQGIGVVLAETRKAAESVVEAFMGLKANIMVQEYIKEAGGADIRCFVIGDKVIAAMKRQGAEGEFRSNLHRGGSASLIKITPEERRTAVAAAKIMGLNVAGVDLLRSDRGPLVMEVNSSPGLEGIEAATGKDIAGMIVEFIEKNAASKRTKTRGKG; this is translated from the coding sequence ATGAAAATTGGTATTCTGTCTCGCAACGCGAACTTATACTCAACAAAGCGTTTAATTGAAGCGGCAGAAAGCCGTGGCCACGAAGTGAAAGTGATTGATGCGCTGCGTTGTTACATGAATATCAACTCAGAGAAGCCAGAAATACACTTCAAAGGTGAAGAGCTATCTGGTTTTGATGCGATTGTTCCTCGAATCGGTGCATCAGTGACTTTCTATGGTACAGCGGTACTTCGCCAATTCGAAATGATGGGTGTATACCCGGTCAATGAGTCGGTCGCCATCACTCGTTCACGTGACAAACTGCGCTCAATGCAACTATTATCGCGTAAAGGCATTGGTATGCCGATCACTGGGTTCGCAAGCAAGCCTGATGACGTCAAAGACCTACTTGAAATGGTCGGCGGTGCACCCGTAGTTATTAAGCTACTCGAAGGCACTCAAGGTATCGGTGTGGTTCTTGCTGAAACTCGTAAAGCTGCGGAAAGCGTAGTTGAAGCATTCATGGGGCTAAAAGCGAACATTATGGTGCAAGAGTACATCAAGGAAGCTGGCGGCGCGGATATTCGCTGTTTCGTGATTGGTGACAAAGTGATTGCTGCGATGAAACGCCAAGGTGCAGAGGGTGAATTCCGCTCGAACCTACACCGTGGTGGTAGTGCATCTTTAATCAAGATCACTCCTGAAGAGCGCCGTACCGCCGTCGCAGCAGCGAAAATAATGGGTCTAAATGTGGCTGGGGTGGATCTATTAAGATCAGACCGTGGCCCATTGGTCATGGAAGTAAACTCATCTCCAGGTCTTGAAGGTATTGAGGCCGCAACTGGTAAAGACATTGCTGGAATGATTGTCGAATTTATTGAGAAGAATGCGGCAAGTAAAAGGACAAAAACTCGTGGCAAAGGCTAA
- a CDS encoding succinylglutamate desuccinylase/aspartoacylase family protein: MRQVKGQKLVAKAKKNSAFEFLGELVSPSERKVIELEAAKLYTHSPLSIPVEIINGRLAGPVLMVNAAIHGDELNGVEIVRQLINTIDASKLKGTVIAVPIVNVFGFIHKSRYLPDRRDLNRCFPGSEKGSLASRMAHTFFSQVAKRCDYILDLHTGAIHRTNLPQIRADLSNPETLRIAQAFATPVIVDAPLRDGSLRSEAERLGIPVLTYEAGEALRFEPICISAGFIGVQRVMQAIGMLRSSRKKLPPHVIAKSTSWLRAESDGILRTVVTLGEKVEKGQVLAYISAPLGHSEIELTARKGGIVIGQQTLPLVNEGDAIFHLAYFEQDDEEVEQVVEEFIEEVTDLDVDPLTTGQINTPTQ, translated from the coding sequence ATGCGGCAAGTAAAAGGACAAAAACTCGTGGCAAAGGCTAAAAAGAATAGCGCATTTGAATTTCTCGGCGAGCTTGTCTCGCCGAGTGAACGTAAGGTCATTGAGCTAGAAGCTGCCAAGCTTTATACCCACTCACCTCTATCAATTCCTGTAGAGATCATCAACGGCCGCTTAGCGGGTCCCGTTTTGATGGTGAATGCAGCGATCCATGGTGACGAACTGAACGGTGTCGAAATCGTTAGACAGCTCATCAACACCATCGACGCAAGCAAGCTAAAAGGGACGGTTATCGCCGTTCCTATTGTTAACGTATTTGGCTTTATCCATAAATCGCGTTATCTACCAGATAGACGTGATTTAAACCGCTGCTTCCCTGGCAGTGAGAAAGGATCGCTTGCATCACGAATGGCGCATACTTTCTTCTCTCAAGTAGCGAAGCGCTGTGATTACATTCTGGATTTGCATACTGGTGCGATCCATCGCACGAACTTGCCTCAGATCCGTGCTGATCTGAGTAACCCTGAAACCCTAAGAATTGCTCAGGCGTTTGCGACGCCAGTTATCGTCGATGCTCCACTTCGAGACGGTTCTCTGCGCAGCGAAGCTGAACGCCTGGGCATTCCTGTACTGACGTACGAAGCGGGCGAAGCACTGCGCTTTGAGCCAATCTGTATCAGTGCAGGTTTCATCGGTGTACAGCGCGTGATGCAAGCCATTGGTATGCTACGCTCAAGCCGTAAAAAGCTGCCTCCTCATGTGATTGCAAAATCCACCAGCTGGTTGCGTGCGGAAAGCGATGGTATCTTGCGTACTGTCGTCACACTGGGTGAGAAGGTAGAGAAGGGCCAAGTATTGGCGTACATCAGCGCCCCTCTTGGTCACAGTGAAATTGAACTCACGGCTCGCAAAGGCGGCATTGTTATCGGTCAACAGACACTTCCTTTGGTAAACGAAGGCGATGCTATCTTCCACTTAGCTTACTTTGAGCAAGATGACGAAGAAGTCGAACAGGTCGTAGAAGAGTTTATTGAAGAAGTGACGGACCTTGATGTTGATCCTTTGACGACGGGTCAAATCAACACTCCAACTCAGTAG
- a CDS encoding sodium-dependent transporter, whose amino-acid sequence MAQVDTSQSREHFGSRLGFILAAAGAAVGLGNIWGFPTQAASNGGGAFLLVYLVMILVVAFPMLVVEMAIGRHGQANPVDSMRSLTSNPIGKRVGAAVGWIGLSVPSAVLAFYSIVGGWLICFLLGAITDVLGMEAATAWFKGFSVERNLFGTITFYVLTILIVQGGVKQGIEKWSTRLMPALFVLFGLLFIYIMTQSGAMEGLKHYLIPDFEKVMDRKLILAAMGQGFFSLTIGGCSMLIYGSYLSKKENLPKMAMNVTLVDTAVAFIAGLVVMPAMFVAMQKGVQIYAEDGSLLSSDTLVFTVLPLMFDSLGLLGQLFAIVFFLLLTIAALTSSISMLECPVALVSERFNTKRTSTSWVLGGLIALLSVIIVYNFGELFGLVAMVATQYLQPAAALLFCLFGGWVWNRHSKIKELEQGCPEFTQGWFGKLWPAYVKFVCPILVATVIWASFG is encoded by the coding sequence ATGGCACAAGTAGATACCTCTCAATCTCGTGAACATTTTGGTTCACGTCTTGGTTTTATTCTGGCTGCGGCAGGTGCTGCGGTTGGCCTAGGTAACATTTGGGGATTTCCAACTCAAGCAGCGAGTAATGGCGGTGGTGCGTTCTTGCTTGTTTATTTGGTGATGATTCTTGTTGTTGCCTTCCCTATGCTGGTGGTCGAGATGGCGATTGGTCGCCACGGGCAAGCTAACCCTGTTGATAGCATGCGTTCGTTGACCTCGAACCCTATTGGTAAGCGTGTTGGTGCAGCGGTAGGCTGGATTGGCTTAAGTGTCCCAAGTGCGGTACTGGCGTTTTACAGTATTGTTGGTGGTTGGTTGATTTGCTTCCTGTTAGGCGCAATCACGGATGTGTTGGGCATGGAAGCTGCGACGGCTTGGTTTAAAGGTTTCAGTGTTGAACGTAACCTTTTCGGTACCATCACTTTTTACGTTCTGACGATTTTAATTGTTCAAGGCGGGGTGAAGCAGGGCATAGAGAAATGGTCGACTCGCCTGATGCCTGCGCTGTTTGTGCTGTTTGGTCTGCTTTTTATCTACATCATGACGCAAAGCGGTGCGATGGAAGGGTTAAAGCACTACTTGATCCCAGACTTTGAGAAAGTAATGGACCGCAAGTTAATCTTAGCGGCGATGGGGCAAGGGTTCTTCTCGCTGACGATTGGCGGTTGTTCGATGCTGATTTATGGCTCTTATCTGAGTAAGAAAGAGAACTTACCGAAGATGGCGATGAACGTTACGCTCGTGGATACTGCAGTTGCATTTATTGCTGGATTGGTGGTTATGCCTGCGATGTTTGTTGCGATGCAAAAGGGCGTGCAGATTTATGCTGAAGATGGTTCGCTACTCAGCTCTGATACCTTAGTGTTCACAGTGCTGCCACTGATGTTTGACAGTTTAGGCTTGCTTGGTCAACTGTTTGCCATTGTGTTCTTCTTGCTACTAACCATTGCCGCCTTGACGTCATCTATCTCGATGCTGGAGTGTCCGGTTGCTCTGGTCAGTGAGCGCTTCAATACAAAACGTACGTCAACGAGTTGGGTACTTGGTGGCTTGATTGCGCTGTTGAGTGTCATCATCGTGTACAACTTTGGGGAGCTATTTGGATTGGTGGCGATGGTTGCTACTCAATATCTGCAGCCAGCAGCAGCTTTACTATTCTGCTTATTTGGTGGCTGGGTATGGAATCGCCATTCTAAGATTAAAGAGCTAGAGCAAGGGTGCCCGGAGTTTACTCAGGGGTGGTTTGGTAAGCTATGGCCAGCTTACGTGAAGTTTGTCTGCCCGATCCTTGTCGCGACTGTTATTTGGGCATCATTTGGTTAA
- a CDS encoding diguanylate cyclase encodes MQISNFSIKQLTVIASIMMAVTFVLFYLTFRYFWTYDTAVELAIERQNEEVRRVKTLIHLQKNDLAKSISDYAAWDEVVDFIEGNNDDLLVDSINEHSFSALQINGVFIFDADVSLMWGRMYDYIYKQELSYDEIRYKFGALLAESLRSRTDRITPFVRFLVLNEQPHLLATSRVCNSDAIDCDKGYMMILKPVGETFSRTLQQATGLQVHIKTKRDDDTILDHAQDNISIIEKNDYRNDETVFLEIHHSVKLPPFITWGELSAVLAFAVFMFAFNLSVVHIMVRPIKRARSALDQLMSGESSQLTQQDTFISYEMRDFVYRVNEVISQLESKQQELEWIAHHDALTKVGNRRSLQQHWQTLVEKQPKHTSLLLIDIDFFKPFNDHYGHVEGDNVLQQVATALKEAPTESSKFVARFGGEEFCVVLSNDSPLNNRQEAEWLRAAVETLKIRHHYSPIAAHLTASIGVADCGLQPLGDLQDLFLVADRALYEAKDAGRNQVVIHFSER; translated from the coding sequence GTGCAGATATCTAATTTCTCGATCAAACAACTTACGGTTATCGCCTCCATCATGATGGCGGTGACCTTTGTACTTTTCTATTTAACGTTCCGATATTTTTGGACCTACGATACCGCGGTTGAGCTGGCTATTGAGCGGCAAAATGAGGAAGTTCGTCGGGTTAAGACCCTCATACACCTACAAAAAAATGATTTAGCCAAAAGCATTTCAGATTACGCTGCATGGGATGAAGTCGTCGATTTTATCGAGGGTAACAACGACGATTTGCTGGTCGATAGCATCAACGAACATTCGTTTTCGGCATTGCAGATAAACGGTGTGTTTATTTTTGATGCCGATGTGAGCCTGATGTGGGGAAGGATGTACGATTACATCTACAAGCAAGAACTTTCCTATGATGAGATTCGCTATAAATTTGGTGCGCTCTTAGCAGAGAGCCTACGATCTCGCACGGATAGAATTACGCCGTTTGTTCGATTTCTCGTTCTTAACGAACAGCCACATTTGTTAGCGACCTCGCGAGTGTGTAATAGCGATGCTATCGACTGCGACAAAGGCTACATGATGATACTCAAACCTGTGGGAGAGACTTTCAGTCGTACGTTGCAACAAGCCACAGGGCTTCAAGTTCATATTAAAACGAAGCGAGATGACGACACAATTTTGGATCACGCTCAGGATAACATCTCCATTATTGAGAAGAATGATTATAGAAATGATGAGACGGTGTTTCTTGAAATTCACCACTCAGTAAAGTTGCCCCCGTTTATCACTTGGGGAGAGCTTTCGGCCGTGTTGGCTTTTGCCGTGTTTATGTTCGCGTTTAACTTGAGTGTGGTGCACATTATGGTTCGTCCAATCAAACGGGCTCGTAGCGCGTTGGACCAATTGATGAGTGGCGAGTCCTCGCAACTGACGCAACAAGATACGTTTATTTCTTATGAAATGCGTGATTTTGTCTACCGAGTCAATGAAGTTATAAGCCAGCTCGAAAGCAAGCAGCAAGAACTTGAATGGATCGCTCATCATGACGCGTTAACCAAAGTCGGCAATCGGCGCAGTCTCCAGCAGCATTGGCAAACGTTAGTCGAAAAACAGCCGAAGCACACGAGCTTGCTTCTCATCGATATTGATTTCTTTAAACCGTTCAATGATCACTATGGACACGTTGAAGGTGACAATGTTCTTCAGCAAGTCGCCACTGCACTTAAAGAGGCACCGACTGAAAGCTCGAAGTTTGTTGCTCGCTTTGGTGGCGAAGAGTTTTGTGTGGTCTTGAGCAATGACTCACCGCTCAATAACCGGCAAGAAGCTGAGTGGCTCAGAGCTGCAGTAGAAACACTGAAGATTCGTCACCACTATTCACCGATTGCTGCCCACCTGACGGCTTCCATTGGCGTGGCCGACTGCGGTTTACAGCCCTTAGGTGACTTACAAGATCTGTTTTTGGTGGCGGATCGCGCGCTCTATGAAGCAAAAGATGCAGGACGTAACCAAGTGGTGATTCATTTCTCTGAGCGTTAA
- a CDS encoding YggN family protein, producing the protein MKKVLLTLPLLLSSHVYAAQCQVDIKNEIHLSGDKLEIHQASGEAAVLDKQNNLIIQGETITLNSEQKQAVSNYRESLNEYLPRAKQIAQDGLALANDIVDDVAESFDAPEAFDGVKQSMKQFYADIEARYYQNGDLILPAESFDSLAKTWNDDLDKAMALFNQEFITSAFGAMSEKMKAEGGLNLTEMANSMAELKERIANRIAEHQSQVEQQSEDFCDSLGEIAEQEQQLHQKIPQLKDYKVFTI; encoded by the coding sequence ATGAAAAAGGTATTACTGACGCTTCCATTGCTTTTATCTAGCCACGTTTATGCGGCTCAATGCCAAGTCGATATCAAGAACGAAATTCACTTGAGTGGGGACAAACTTGAGATTCATCAAGCAAGCGGAGAGGCAGCTGTTCTAGATAAGCAGAACAACCTGATCATTCAGGGGGAAACCATCACCTTGAACTCGGAACAAAAACAGGCGGTGAGCAACTATCGTGAGAGCCTCAATGAGTACTTACCGCGCGCGAAACAAATTGCGCAAGATGGCTTAGCGTTGGCAAACGATATAGTAGATGATGTTGCAGAGAGTTTTGATGCGCCAGAAGCTTTTGATGGCGTTAAACAATCCATGAAACAGTTCTACGCTGACATTGAAGCTCGCTACTACCAAAATGGCGATCTGATTCTCCCTGCTGAGAGCTTTGACTCGCTAGCTAAGACTTGGAATGATGATTTAGATAAAGCGATGGCCCTTTTTAATCAAGAGTTTATTACGAGTGCATTCGGGGCAATGTCTGAAAAAATGAAAGCGGAAGGCGGTCTCAACTTGACAGAAATGGCCAACTCGATGGCAGAGTTGAAAGAGCGTATCGCGAATCGAATTGCTGAGCACCAGTCTCAGGTTGAACAGCAAAGCGAGGATTTTTGTGATTCGCTTGGTGAAATTGCCGAACAAGAACAGCAACTGCATCAAAAAATACCTCAACTTAAAGACTATAAGGTCTTTACCATCTAA
- a CDS encoding GreA/GreB family elongation factor, whose amino-acid sequence MNKLDLRQTILDSLEQKWRVAQSSMQRAVESATDEETVPEHKYDTLALEASYLAHGQAVRVQECEREIRMFRELELPKSPQHVVLGSLAAVVDMSDRTQYFFVAPCAGGLKVELDGTEVLVVTFQSPLGLALKGKSVGDELEYQVSSTTFCYEIETIS is encoded by the coding sequence ATGAATAAGTTGGATCTAAGGCAGACTATCCTCGATTCACTTGAGCAAAAGTGGCGAGTCGCCCAGAGTTCGATGCAAAGGGCAGTGGAATCAGCAACTGATGAAGAGACCGTACCGGAGCATAAATATGATACTTTGGCGCTCGAGGCCTCGTACCTAGCCCATGGTCAAGCGGTTCGTGTACAGGAGTGCGAACGGGAAATTCGAATGTTCCGAGAACTCGAATTGCCAAAATCGCCACAACACGTTGTGCTGGGGAGCTTGGCCGCGGTCGTTGATATGAGCGATCGAACTCAATATTTTTTTGTCGCTCCTTGTGCAGGTGGTTTGAAAGTTGAGCTTGATGGTACTGAAGTGCTGGTGGTGACTTTTCAATCTCCACTTGGGCTGGCGTTGAAGGGGAAGTCTGTGGGCGATGAGTTGGAATACCAAGTGTCGTCCACGACGTTTTGTTACGAAATAGAAACCATAAGCTGA
- a CDS encoding RecQ family ATP-dependent DNA helicase, with product MEPSNHQLDIQHTLNRIFGFESLRLGQQQVIEHVLERHSSAAIFPTGSGKSLCYQLPAVMLPHLTLVVSPLLALMKDQLEFLKSKQIPAASIDSSQTKEESRQVMDGVKQGQIKVLMISVERLKNERFRQFISQVPISLLVVDEAHCISEWGHNFRPDYLKLPLYQKELNIEQVLLLTATATQAVIQDMQQKFSIEPNHIVTTGFYRPNLDISVTPCDDDQKPETLVKLLQSNPKAPTIVYVTLQSAAEQVATLLRDSGINANAYHAGMNNDDREQIQSHFMKGDIDCIVATIAFGMGVDKSDIRRVIHYDLPKSIENYAQEIGRAGRDGNLSHCVLLGNQNGISTLENFIYGDTPEPDEIQSVIEQAQQSVPQWEIVLSRLSSECNIRQLPLKTLLVYLEMEGVIRSKYSYFADYRFKFLLDKQRIIDHFDPERRQFIQALFNCSPQARTWCQVDFDTLWHQFQGDRARSIAALDYFNEKGWIELESKLMTEVYHVEKAPNISAVVSKLATLFHEKESSDISRIHHLIDFFQSDQCLSSRLAHYFGDKAAPTQCGHCSVCRGEIAVLPKCSQPNSNKHLIDGWLTQLEEKARRPLTSQLKTKFLCGIATPFFTKIKARTLPGFGQYETTPFEEVKQWVEQTQ from the coding sequence ATGGAACCTTCAAACCATCAACTGGATATTCAACACACCCTGAATCGCATTTTCGGCTTCGAGTCACTCAGGTTGGGGCAACAGCAAGTGATCGAGCATGTCCTAGAACGTCACTCTTCAGCCGCCATCTTTCCAACAGGGTCAGGAAAATCTCTCTGCTATCAACTGCCCGCGGTGATGTTGCCGCACTTAACCTTGGTTGTGTCTCCCCTTCTTGCGTTAATGAAAGACCAACTCGAGTTTCTCAAAAGCAAGCAGATACCTGCCGCATCCATTGATTCCAGCCAAACAAAAGAGGAATCTCGACAGGTTATGGATGGCGTGAAGCAAGGGCAAATAAAGGTGTTGATGATTTCAGTAGAACGACTTAAAAATGAGCGTTTTCGCCAATTTATCTCGCAGGTTCCCATCTCATTATTGGTGGTTGATGAAGCCCACTGTATCTCTGAATGGGGGCACAACTTTCGCCCTGACTACCTTAAGCTGCCGCTATACCAGAAAGAGCTCAACATTGAGCAAGTGCTACTTTTAACCGCCACGGCAACACAGGCTGTTATTCAAGATATGCAGCAAAAGTTCTCCATCGAACCAAACCATATCGTGACCACTGGATTCTACCGCCCCAACCTCGATATTTCGGTCACACCTTGTGATGATGACCAAAAGCCCGAAACACTGGTCAAGCTGCTTCAATCCAATCCCAAAGCGCCAACCATCGTTTATGTCACTCTACAAAGTGCCGCTGAACAAGTAGCAACACTACTTCGTGATAGTGGTATCAATGCGAATGCCTATCACGCCGGTATGAACAATGACGATCGAGAGCAGATTCAAAGCCACTTTATGAAAGGTGACATAGACTGCATTGTCGCGACGATTGCATTTGGCATGGGCGTCGACAAATCCGACATACGTCGAGTCATCCACTACGACTTACCAAAATCTATTGAAAATTATGCTCAAGAAATCGGTCGAGCAGGCAGAGACGGCAACCTCTCTCATTGTGTTTTACTCGGCAACCAAAATGGCATCAGTACGCTTGAAAACTTTATCTATGGCGACACCCCGGAACCCGATGAAATCCAGAGCGTCATTGAACAAGCACAACAATCGGTCCCTCAATGGGAGATCGTGCTGAGCCGTCTATCTTCTGAATGTAATATCCGCCAACTGCCGTTAAAAACCCTTCTGGTCTATTTGGAAATGGAAGGGGTGATACGTTCTAAATATAGTTATTTTGCCGATTATCGATTTAAATTCTTACTCGACAAGCAACGCATTATTGACCACTTTGATCCTGAACGTCGCCAATTCATTCAAGCGTTGTTTAATTGCTCTCCACAAGCCAGAACTTGGTGCCAGGTAGACTTTGATACGCTGTGGCATCAATTTCAAGGCGATCGCGCCCGCTCTATCGCGGCGCTCGATTATTTTAATGAGAAGGGGTGGATTGAGCTTGAAAGTAAGTTAATGACTGAGGTTTACCATGTCGAAAAAGCGCCAAATATTAGCGCTGTGGTGTCAAAACTAGCAACTCTATTCCATGAAAAAGAGAGCAGCGATATTTCGCGCATTCATCACTTAATCGATTTTTTCCAATCGGATCAGTGCTTAAGCTCAAGGCTAGCACACTATTTTGGAGACAAAGCCGCCCCAACGCAGTGTGGACATTGCAGCGTTTGTCGAGGAGAGATCGCCGTATTGCCCAAATGCTCTCAACCAAACTCTAACAAGCACTTAATTGACGGTTGGCTTACTCAGTTGGAAGAGAAAGCGAGGAGACCACTCACGTCACAGCTGAAAACGAAATTTCTATGTGGAATTGCCACTCCATTTTTTACCAAGATTAAAGCGCGTACGCTCCCTGGATTTGGGCAATATGAGACCACCCCATTTGAAGAGGTCAAACAGTGGGTTGAACAAACTCAGTAA